One Mangifera indica cultivar Alphonso chromosome 4, CATAS_Mindica_2.1, whole genome shotgun sequence genomic region harbors:
- the LOC123214976 gene encoding zinc finger protein 5-like, translating to MDMDQKEVSNNVLSHTSDGENACSSGSCVEKKLRLFGFELNPSNNGATEYFKVSTEGDESVNSSTKDKTSKGDQPEDKKFECQYCFKEFANSQALGGHQNAHKKERLRKKRLQLQARKASINCYLQPNQNNINFSYRHASNAWFYDPSIYSPDQFALYDQESQISFSSQDQDASQLSKWYTIPAHNIHFQQDSCMFTLTQADKSRDKRSAAIIPPSPLSSSKQSCKSLDLHLGLSLQSGI from the coding sequence ATGGACATGGATCAAAAAGAAGTGTCTAATAATGTTCTTTCTCATACATCCGATGGAGAGAATGCTTGTTCTTCAGGATCCTGCGTTGAAAAGAAACTCAGATTATTTGGGTTTGAGCTTAATCCAAGCAACAATGGTGCAACTGAATATTTCAAAGTATCCACTGAAGGAGATGAAAGCGTCAACTCATCAACCAAGGATAAAACCTCGAAAGGAGATCAACCGGAGGACAAGAAATTTGAGTGCCAATATTGTTTCAAAGAATTTGCAAATTCACAGGCGTTAGGGGGTCATCAAAATGCCCACAAGAAGGAGAGACTGAGGAAGAAAAGACTGCAACTTCAAGCCAGAAAAGCCAGCATCAACTGTTATCTTCAACCTAACCAGAACAACATAAATTTCAGTTACCGTCATGCCTCCAATGCCTGGTTCTATGATCCTTCCATCTATTCCCCTGATCAATTCGCCCTATACGATCAAGAATCTCAGATTAGTTTCAGTTCTCAAGATCAAGATGCTTCTCAGCTATCAAAGTGGTACACCATACCGGCTCATAATATTCATTTTCAACAAGATTCTTGCATGTTCACTTTAACACAGGCTGATAAATCTCGAGATAAAAGATCTGCAGCCATCATCCCGCCTTCACCTTTGTCTTCTTCTAAACAAAGCTGCAAGTCGTTGGATCTCCACTTAGGCCTCAGCTTGCAAAGTGGAATATAA